A part of Variovorax sp. HW608 genomic DNA contains:
- a CDS encoding lactonase family protein produces the protein MFCVYVSNAESGDISVLHLDPRERTLVAVQTVQVGGEVMPLALSPDRRRLYAARRSEPREALSFAIDPRNGRLTPLGAAPLPHSMAYIATDRTGRYLLSASYGGNQIAVNAMDANGVAQATQQVLPTGPNAHAIQADPSNRFVFASTLGAGVVVQLRFDAASGQLTPNTPPTLQPHAQASPRHFVFSRDARFVYLLGELDGAIDVLAFDSTTGTLQPLQTLSSLPPGFSGAPWASDLHLTPNGRFLYSSERRSDTLAAFRVDPASGMLTLIGHVPTETQPRGFNITPDGRFLIAAGQRSHRLRLYEIDGATGALQALAECPAGQGPNWVESIMLES, from the coding sequence ATGTTCTGCGTCTACGTCTCGAACGCCGAGAGCGGCGACATCAGCGTCCTGCATCTCGATCCCCGCGAACGCACGCTCGTTGCGGTGCAGACCGTCCAGGTCGGCGGGGAAGTGATGCCGCTCGCATTGAGCCCCGACCGCCGGCGGCTCTACGCCGCGCGGCGCTCGGAGCCGCGCGAGGCGCTGAGCTTCGCGATCGATCCGAGGAACGGCCGGCTCACGCCCCTGGGCGCCGCGCCGCTGCCTCACAGCATGGCCTACATCGCGACCGATCGCACCGGCCGCTACCTGCTCAGTGCCTCGTATGGCGGCAACCAGATCGCGGTCAATGCGATGGACGCCAACGGCGTGGCGCAGGCCACGCAGCAGGTGCTGCCGACCGGCCCGAACGCGCACGCGATCCAGGCCGATCCGTCGAACCGCTTCGTCTTCGCCAGCACGCTGGGCGCGGGCGTCGTCGTGCAGCTTCGCTTCGATGCGGCCAGCGGACAACTGACGCCCAACACGCCACCCACCCTGCAGCCGCACGCGCAGGCCAGCCCCCGTCACTTCGTGTTCAGCCGCGACGCGCGCTTCGTCTACCTGCTGGGCGAACTGGACGGGGCCATCGACGTCCTCGCATTCGATTCGACCACCGGCACGCTGCAACCGCTGCAGACACTCAGTTCGCTGCCCCCAGGCTTCAGCGGCGCCCCGTGGGCGTCCGACCTGCATCTCACGCCCAACGGCCGCTTCCTCTACAGCAGCGAACGGCGCTCCGACACCCTTGCGGCCTTCCGGGTCGATCCCGCGAGCGGCATGCTGACGCTTATCGGCCATGTGCCGACCGAAACGCAGCCGCGCGGCTTCAACATCACGCCGGATGGCCGCTTCCTGATCGCGGCCGGGCAGCGCTCGCATCGGCTGCGCCTGTACGAGATCGACGGGGCGACAGGCGCTCTGCAGGCACTCGCAGAATGCCCTGCGGGCCAGGGGCCCAACTGGGTCGAGAGCATCATGCTCGAGAGCTGA
- a CDS encoding TRAP transporter large permease produces the protein MALTLLSLSFLVFLVLGMPVAFAIGLSCLLTFAYEGLPFETAIQMMVSGMNVFSFLAIPFFIFSGELMLHGGIADKIVAFARSLVGHWKGGLGLANVVASTLFGGVSGSPVADTSAMGGVLIPVMKKEGYSAAYAVNVTTHASLSGALMPTSHNMIIYAFAAQAAVGEIAGHVIKGVSIGDLMFAGLIPVFWIMVCMLVAAYWQAAKYGYPKREDGSTMVERFPGWSTVVRTFVAAIPGLLVIAIILFCVMQGVATATEAAAIAVTYSLLLTVVVYRTMTRQKLLKSLAKASKTTGVILLLIGVSNMLRYQMAYLEIPDTIEAALLAATTTPWLMLLYINIIQIFLGVFLDMAAHILITTPLFLPLAIQMGVGPVQFGMMLLLNCALGLVHPPVGTVQFIGCAIGKISIGEATKTAWPYYLAIFIAITLVTYVPSFSTWLPSIIHGHPVF, from the coding sequence ATGGCATTGACGCTGCTGTCTCTCAGTTTCCTGGTCTTCCTGGTCCTCGGGATGCCGGTCGCGTTCGCGATCGGGCTGAGCTGTCTCCTCACCTTCGCCTATGAAGGCCTGCCCTTCGAGACGGCGATCCAGATGATGGTCTCGGGCATGAACGTGTTCTCGTTCCTGGCCATCCCCTTCTTCATCTTCTCGGGCGAGCTGATGCTGCACGGCGGCATCGCGGACAAGATCGTCGCCTTCGCGCGCAGCCTCGTCGGCCACTGGAAGGGCGGCCTCGGCCTCGCCAACGTGGTCGCCTCGACGCTGTTCGGCGGCGTCTCGGGCTCGCCGGTCGCCGACACCTCGGCCATGGGCGGCGTGCTGATCCCGGTCATGAAGAAGGAGGGCTACAGCGCAGCCTACGCGGTCAACGTCACCACGCATGCGTCGCTCTCGGGCGCGCTGATGCCGACCTCGCACAACATGATCATCTACGCCTTCGCGGCCCAGGCGGCCGTGGGCGAGATCGCCGGGCACGTCATCAAGGGCGTGTCGATCGGCGACCTGATGTTCGCGGGGCTGATTCCGGTCTTCTGGATCATGGTCTGCATGCTGGTCGCCGCCTACTGGCAGGCCGCGAAGTACGGCTATCCGAAGCGCGAGGACGGCAGCACGATGGTCGAGCGTTTCCCGGGCTGGAGCACGGTGGTGCGCACCTTCGTCGCCGCGATCCCCGGATTGCTGGTCATCGCGATCATCCTGTTCTGCGTGATGCAAGGCGTGGCAACGGCCACCGAGGCCGCGGCGATCGCGGTGACCTACTCCCTGCTGCTGACCGTCGTCGTCTACCGCACGATGACCCGGCAGAAGCTGCTCAAGTCGCTGGCCAAGGCCTCCAAGACCACCGGCGTGATCCTGCTGCTGATCGGCGTGTCGAACATGCTGCGCTACCAGATGGCGTACCTGGAGATCCCCGACACGATCGAGGCCGCGCTGCTGGCCGCGACCACGACGCCGTGGCTGATGCTGCTGTACATCAACATCATCCAGATCTTCCTGGGCGTGTTCCTGGACATGGCCGCGCACATCCTCATCACCACGCCGCTGTTCCTTCCGCTGGCCATCCAGATGGGCGTGGGCCCGGTGCAGTTCGGGATGATGCTGCTGCTCAACTGCGCGCTGGGCCTGGTGCATCCGCCGGTGGGCACGGTGCAGTTCATCGGCTGCGCGATCGGCAAGATCTCCATCGGCGAGGCCACGAAGACCGCGTGGCCCTACTACCTGGCGATCTTCATCGCGATCACGCTGGTGACCTACGTGCCTTCGTTCTCGACCTGGCTGCCGTCGATCATCCACGGCCACCCCGTGTTCTGA
- a CDS encoding TRAP transporter small permease has product MTLLTRLNARLSRWAMYFACICLVGLLGVVVYGVVLRYAFNDAPAYVEQVALLLVVSVAMFGASAGVRDAGHIGLDSLVKALPPKGQFWCKVVVYVLTIAFAVALVAGGVEMATSTRETTIPTLGISEAIRYLPVLAAGVLITLFSVEHLVSQFSGHEVVPSWH; this is encoded by the coding sequence ATGACCTTGCTAACCCGACTGAACGCGAGGCTCTCGCGTTGGGCGATGTACTTCGCGTGCATCTGCCTGGTGGGCCTGCTGGGCGTGGTGGTCTATGGCGTGGTTCTTCGCTACGCCTTCAATGACGCGCCCGCCTATGTAGAACAGGTCGCACTGCTGCTGGTGGTCTCGGTCGCCATGTTCGGCGCTTCCGCCGGTGTGCGGGACGCCGGGCACATCGGCCTGGATTCGCTGGTGAAGGCGCTGCCCCCGAAGGGGCAGTTCTGGTGCAAGGTCGTCGTCTACGTCCTCACCATCGCCTTCGCCGTGGCGCTCGTCGCCGGCGGCGTGGAGATGGCGACGTCGACGCGCGAGACCACCATCCCGACCCTCGGCATTTCCGAAGCCATCCGCTACCTCCCGGTTCTCGCTGCCGGTGTGCTGATCACGCTGTTTTCCGTCGAGCACCTCGTCTCCCAATTCTCCGGCCACGAGGTCGTTCCATCATGGCATTGA
- a CDS encoding TRAP transporter substrate-binding protein, translating to MKTSNRKLLSLIATAVVALAATHAQARDFRSAEVHSKDFPTNMAVKYMSDQLSAATGGKDKIKIFADSSLGSEKDTVEQVKIGALDMVRVSSASFHGIVPESVIPSLPFLFRDIDHFRKVMYGPTGDKILASFEKAGFVGLAFYESGARSVYAKKPIKNVADMKGLKIRVQPSDLMVSLVGATGASPTPMPIAEVYTGLKTGLVDAAENNYPSYEEAKHFEAAPVYSETMHVMTPEVLVFSKKIWDTLPKEEQAQIRKAAKESVPYYVKLWEPREKDAKAAVVKGGAKVVAAADIDRKAFVEVEKPVWDKFATTPELKALVQEIVDTK from the coding sequence ATGAAGACTTCGAACCGCAAACTGCTCAGCCTGATCGCCACCGCCGTGGTTGCGCTCGCCGCCACGCATGCGCAGGCACGCGACTTCCGTTCCGCGGAAGTGCATTCCAAGGATTTCCCGACCAACATGGCGGTGAAGTACATGAGCGACCAGCTGTCGGCCGCGACCGGCGGCAAGGACAAGATCAAGATCTTCGCCGACAGCTCGCTGGGTTCGGAGAAGGACACGGTCGAGCAGGTGAAGATCGGCGCGCTCGACATGGTGCGCGTGAGCAGCGCCTCGTTCCACGGCATCGTGCCGGAGTCGGTGATTCCGTCGCTGCCCTTCCTGTTCCGCGACATCGACCATTTCCGCAAGGTGATGTACGGCCCGACCGGCGACAAGATCCTCGCTTCGTTCGAGAAGGCCGGATTCGTCGGCCTCGCCTTCTACGAAAGCGGCGCGCGCTCGGTGTATGCCAAGAAGCCGATCAAGAACGTGGCCGACATGAAGGGCCTGAAGATCCGCGTGCAGCCCTCGGACCTGATGGTGAGCCTGGTCGGCGCGACGGGCGCATCGCCCACGCCGATGCCGATCGCCGAGGTCTACACCGGCCTCAAGACCGGGCTGGTGGATGCCGCCGAGAACAACTATCCGTCCTACGAGGAAGCCAAGCATTTCGAGGCCGCACCCGTGTATTCGGAAACGATGCACGTGATGACGCCGGAAGTGCTGGTGTTCTCCAAGAAGATTTGGGACACCCTGCCGAAGGAAGAACAGGCGCAGATCCGCAAGGCCGCGAAGGAATCGGTGCCCTACTACGTGAAGCTCTGGGAGCCGCGCGAGAAGGACGCCAAGGCCGCCGTCGTCAAGGGTGGCGCGAAGGTCGTCGCGGCCGCCGACATCGACCGCAAGGCCTTCGTCGAGGTCGAGAAGCCCGTGTGGGACAAGTTCGCCACCACGCCCGAACTCAAGGCGCTGGTGCAGGAAATCGTCGACACCAAGTAA
- a CDS encoding NAD-dependent epimerase/dehydratase family protein: MSETTSPRVSRLLLTGAAGGLGKVLRERLRPCADVLRLSDIAALAPARGPHEEVVPCDLADKKAVDALVAGCDAIVHLGGVSVERPFEEILEGNIKGVFHIYEAARRHGVKRVVFASSNHVIGFYKQTEPLDAHALRRPDGYYGLSKSFGEDVAQFYFDRWGIETVSIRIGSSFPEPANRRMMSTWLSYRDLTALVEKSLFTPDVRHTVVYGMSANKNVWWDNSAAAHLGYVPQDSSEVFRAKVEAQPPVAPTDPNAVYQGGGFTAQGPFE, encoded by the coding sequence ATGAGCGAGACAACCTCCCCACGTGTTTCCCGCCTGCTGCTCACCGGCGCCGCGGGCGGCCTCGGCAAGGTGCTGCGCGAGCGCCTTCGCCCCTGCGCCGACGTCCTGCGTCTTTCGGACATCGCTGCGCTCGCCCCCGCGCGAGGCCCCCATGAAGAAGTCGTGCCCTGCGACCTCGCCGACAAGAAGGCGGTCGATGCGCTCGTGGCCGGCTGCGATGCCATCGTGCACCTGGGCGGCGTTTCGGTCGAGCGCCCATTCGAGGAAATCCTCGAAGGCAACATCAAGGGCGTGTTCCATATCTACGAAGCCGCGCGCCGCCATGGCGTCAAGCGCGTGGTGTTCGCCAGCTCCAACCACGTGATCGGCTTCTACAAGCAGACCGAGCCCCTCGACGCGCACGCGCTGCGCCGGCCCGACGGCTACTACGGCCTGTCGAAGTCCTTCGGCGAGGACGTGGCGCAGTTCTATTTCGACCGCTGGGGCATCGAGACGGTGAGCATCCGCATCGGCTCCTCGTTCCCCGAGCCGGCCAACCGCCGGATGATGAGCACCTGGCTCAGCTACCGCGACCTCACAGCGCTCGTCGAGAAGTCGCTCTTCACGCCGGACGTGCGCCACACGGTCGTCTACGGCATGTCCGCCAACAAGAACGTGTGGTGGGACAACAGCGCGGCCGCGCACCTGGGCTATGTCCCGCAGGACAGCTCGGAAGTCTTCCGCGCCAAGGTCGAGGCCCAGCCGCCGGTCGCCCCCACCGATCCGAACGCCGTCTACCAGGGCGGCGGCTTCACCGCGCAAGGGCCCTTCGAATAA
- a CDS encoding FadR/GntR family transcriptional regulator: protein MSNLSTGSTSTADQPAFGAPARRRGRGLAHGLVDDLSEKIRSQQLRPGDKLPTESAIMQAYGVSRTVVREALSKLQAAGLVETHHGIGTFVLQPKAAGMFRLDASELATSVDVLAVLELRISLETESAGLAAMRRSEEQLTAMREALDDFERNVAVAGDTVAPDFRFHLEIAQATGNPYFADIMSHLGTTIIPRTRITAIRNYDRRGEYLMRVNREHEEIYAAIARRDPDSARAAMRIHLTNSRERLRIAQEAARSAAEGAPQADPAAAPGPAPAA, encoded by the coding sequence ATGTCGAACCTGTCAACGGGGTCAACCTCAACCGCAGATCAACCCGCTTTCGGCGCCCCTGCGCGTCGACGAGGCCGGGGCCTGGCGCATGGGCTGGTCGACGACCTGAGCGAGAAGATCCGCAGCCAGCAATTGCGTCCTGGCGACAAGCTGCCGACCGAGTCGGCCATCATGCAGGCCTATGGCGTCAGCCGCACGGTGGTGCGCGAGGCGCTGTCCAAGCTGCAGGCCGCAGGCCTGGTCGAAACGCATCACGGCATCGGCACCTTCGTGCTGCAGCCCAAGGCCGCCGGGATGTTCCGGCTCGATGCTTCGGAACTCGCGACCTCGGTCGACGTGCTGGCGGTGCTCGAACTGCGCATCAGCCTCGAAACCGAATCCGCGGGGCTCGCTGCCATGCGGCGGTCCGAGGAGCAGCTCACGGCGATGCGCGAAGCGCTCGACGACTTCGAGCGCAACGTGGCGGTGGCGGGGGACACGGTCGCGCCCGACTTCCGCTTCCACCTGGAGATCGCGCAGGCCACGGGCAATCCCTATTTCGCGGACATCATGAGCCACCTCGGCACCACGATCATTCCGCGCACGCGCATCACCGCCATCCGCAACTACGACCGGCGCGGTGAATACCTGATGCGCGTGAACCGCGAACACGAGGAGATCTACGCGGCGATCGCGCGGCGCGATCCGGACTCCGCGCGCGCAGCGATGCGCATCCACCTGACGAACAGCCGCGAACGCCTGCGCATCGCGCAGGAGGCTGCGCGCAGCGCCGCCGAGGGGGCGCCGCAAGCCGATCCGGCCGCTGCGCCAGGTCCCGCACCCGCGGCCTGA
- a CDS encoding Bug family tripartite tricarboxylate transporter substrate binding protein, whose translation MTLNRRDLMFGALGAGLMATGAARAADAWPGKPIRIVVPYPPGGSSDIIARLISAQLSEALKQSVIVENKAGANGNLGADYVAKAPADGYTLLLCDVGALAISPSVYTKLSFDPSKDLRGVTMLAYSPHLLVVHPSVPAGNLKELVALSKKADLNFAVTATGSAPHLAGVALERASGARWQYVPYKGGVQAVQDTVAGQTQVLMNGMLATWPHVQSGKLKVLGVSKPTRMPLIGEVPTIAEQGVPGFESGTWQGVLVPRATPDALVQRLNKELIAIIRSAEVRSRLAGQGAEVVTMTPPEQDQFFDKERARWAKVVSAAQIKLD comes from the coding sequence ATGACCCTGAACCGCCGCGACCTGATGTTCGGCGCGCTCGGCGCAGGCCTGATGGCCACGGGCGCAGCCCGCGCCGCCGATGCCTGGCCCGGCAAGCCGATTCGCATCGTGGTGCCGTATCCGCCCGGCGGGTCGTCGGACATCATCGCGCGGTTGATCAGCGCGCAGTTGTCGGAAGCGCTCAAGCAGTCGGTCATCGTCGAGAACAAGGCCGGCGCCAACGGCAACCTCGGCGCCGACTACGTCGCGAAGGCGCCGGCCGACGGCTACACCTTGCTCTTGTGCGACGTCGGCGCGCTGGCGATCAGCCCCTCGGTCTACACGAAGCTGTCCTTCGATCCGTCGAAGGACCTGCGCGGCGTGACGATGCTGGCCTATTCGCCGCACCTGCTGGTGGTGCATCCCTCGGTGCCGGCCGGCAATCTCAAGGAACTGGTCGCGCTGTCGAAGAAGGCCGACCTGAATTTCGCCGTGACCGCCACCGGCAGCGCGCCGCATCTCGCCGGCGTTGCGCTGGAGCGCGCAAGCGGCGCGCGCTGGCAGTACGTGCCCTACAAGGGCGGCGTGCAGGCGGTGCAGGACACCGTCGCCGGCCAGACCCAGGTGCTGATGAACGGCATGCTCGCGACCTGGCCCCACGTGCAGAGCGGCAAGCTCAAGGTGCTCGGCGTTTCCAAGCCGACGCGCATGCCGCTGATCGGCGAGGTGCCGACCATCGCGGAGCAGGGCGTGCCCGGCTTCGAATCCGGCACCTGGCAAGGCGTTCTGGTGCCGCGCGCTACGCCCGATGCGCTGGTGCAGCGCCTGAACAAGGAACTGATCGCGATCATCCGATCGGCCGAGGTGCGTTCGCGCCTCGCCGGGCAGGGCGCCGAGGTCGTGACGATGACGCCGCCCGAGCAGGACCAGTTCTTCGACAAGGAACGCGCACGCTGGGCGAAGGTCGTTTCCGCCGCGCAGATAAAACTTGACTGA
- the kdgD gene encoding 5-dehydro-4-deoxyglucarate dehydratase has translation MNPQELKSIMGSGLLSFPLTDFDANGDFNRKGYIERLEWLAPYGASALFAAGGTGEFFSLTGDEYPGIIKTAVETCRGKVPIIAGAGGPTRFAIQCAQAAEKAGAHGILLLPHYLTEAGQEGLAAHVEAVCKSVKFGVIVYNRGQSKLYPATLARLAERCPNLVGFKDGIGDIELMSSIYLKMGDRFAYLGGLPTAEVYAAAYKALGTPVYSSAVFNFIPKTAMAFYRAVASDDTATQHRLLKDFFMPYLAIRNQGQGYAVSIVKAGAKIVGHDAGPVRTPLTDLKADEYQALETLIAKLGPQ, from the coding sequence ATGAATCCACAAGAACTCAAGTCCATCATGGGCTCCGGCCTGCTGTCGTTCCCGCTGACCGACTTCGACGCCAACGGCGACTTCAACAGGAAGGGCTACATCGAGCGCCTCGAATGGCTGGCGCCTTATGGCGCGAGCGCGCTGTTCGCGGCCGGCGGCACCGGCGAGTTCTTCTCGCTGACCGGCGACGAGTACCCCGGGATCATCAAGACCGCGGTCGAGACCTGCCGCGGCAAGGTGCCGATCATCGCGGGCGCCGGTGGCCCGACGCGCTTCGCGATCCAGTGCGCGCAAGCGGCCGAGAAGGCCGGCGCGCACGGCATCCTGCTGCTGCCGCACTACCTCACCGAAGCCGGCCAGGAAGGCCTCGCCGCGCACGTCGAGGCCGTCTGCAAGAGCGTGAAGTTCGGCGTCATCGTCTACAACCGCGGCCAGAGCAAGCTCTACCCGGCGACGCTCGCCAGGCTGGCCGAGCGCTGCCCGAACCTCGTGGGCTTCAAGGACGGCATCGGCGACATCGAGCTGATGAGCTCCATCTACCTGAAGATGGGCGACCGCTTCGCCTACCTGGGCGGCCTGCCGACGGCGGAGGTCTACGCCGCGGCCTACAAGGCGCTGGGCACGCCGGTTTATTCATCGGCCGTCTTCAACTTCATTCCGAAGACCGCGATGGCGTTCTACCGCGCGGTGGCCAGCGACGACACCGCGACGCAGCATCGCCTGCTCAAGGACTTCTTCATGCCCTACCTCGCGATCCGCAACCAGGGCCAGGGCTATGCCGTGAGCATCGTCAAGGCCGGCGCCAAGATCGTCGGCCACGACGCAGGTCCGGTGCGCACGCCGCTGACCGACCTCAAGGCCGACGAGTACCAGGCGCTCGAGACGCTGATCGCGAAGCTCGGTCCGCAGTAA
- a CDS encoding aldehyde dehydrogenase family protein — MQKFDNLINGEWTAGASYSANTNPSKLADVLGEYAQGDAGQVDAAVAAATAAFPAWSTGSVQARSEALDKIGNEILARKEELGTLLAREEGKTRAEGIGEATRAGQIFKFFAGECLRLSGEVIPSVRPGIGIEITREPVGVVGLITPWNFPIAIPAWKVAPALAFGNCVVLKPADLVPGCAWALAEIISRSGIPAGVFNLVMGRGSVIGNALVKHPGIHAISFTGSVGVGRDIAVQCATLGKKVQLEMGGKNPQVVLDDADLNQAVELSVQSAFYSTGQRCTASSRLIVTEGIYPKFIEAMKARMARIKVGDALAQGTDIGPVSSGSQLQQDLEYVEIGKKEGATLAAGGERLKLDTDGFYMSPALFSESVAAMRINKEEIFGPVASVIKVKNYEEALATANDTEFGLSAGIATTSLKYATHFKRHSQAGMVMVNLPTAGVDYHVPFGGRKGSSYGPREQGRYAQEFFTIVKTAYTLA, encoded by the coding sequence ATGCAGAAATTCGACAACCTCATCAACGGCGAATGGACCGCCGGCGCCAGCTACAGCGCGAACACCAATCCGAGCAAGCTCGCGGACGTGCTGGGCGAGTACGCCCAGGGCGATGCCGGCCAGGTCGATGCCGCGGTGGCGGCCGCGACGGCTGCGTTCCCGGCCTGGTCTACCGGCAGCGTGCAGGCGCGCTCGGAAGCGCTGGACAAGATCGGCAACGAGATCCTCGCGCGCAAGGAAGAGCTCGGCACGCTGCTCGCGCGCGAAGAGGGCAAGACGCGCGCCGAAGGCATCGGCGAGGCCACGCGCGCCGGCCAGATCTTCAAGTTCTTCGCCGGCGAATGCCTGCGCCTTTCGGGCGAGGTGATTCCGTCGGTGCGCCCCGGCATCGGCATCGAGATCACGCGCGAGCCGGTCGGCGTCGTGGGCCTGATCACGCCGTGGAACTTCCCCATTGCGATCCCCGCCTGGAAGGTGGCACCCGCGCTCGCCTTCGGCAACTGCGTGGTGCTCAAGCCCGCCGACCTCGTGCCGGGCTGCGCCTGGGCGCTGGCCGAGATCATCAGCCGCTCGGGCATTCCGGCCGGCGTCTTCAATCTCGTGATGGGCCGCGGCAGCGTGATCGGCAATGCGCTGGTCAAGCACCCGGGCATCCATGCGATCAGCTTCACCGGCTCGGTCGGCGTGGGCCGCGACATCGCGGTGCAGTGCGCGACCCTTGGCAAGAAGGTGCAGCTCGAGATGGGCGGCAAGAACCCGCAGGTGGTGCTCGACGACGCGGACCTGAACCAGGCCGTGGAGCTCAGCGTGCAAAGCGCCTTCTACTCGACCGGCCAGCGCTGCACCGCATCGAGCCGGCTGATCGTGACCGAAGGCATCTACCCGAAGTTCATCGAGGCGATGAAGGCGCGCATGGCCAGGATCAAGGTCGGCGATGCGCTCGCGCAGGGCACCGACATCGGCCCGGTCTCCAGCGGCAGCCAGCTGCAGCAGGACCTGGAATACGTCGAGATCGGCAAGAAGGAAGGCGCGACCCTGGCCGCGGGCGGCGAGCGGCTCAAGCTCGATACCGACGGCTTCTACATGTCGCCGGCGCTGTTCAGCGAATCGGTGGCCGCCATGCGCATCAACAAGGAAGAGATCTTCGGCCCGGTGGCCAGCGTCATCAAGGTCAAGAACTACGAGGAAGCGCTGGCGACGGCGAACGACACCGAGTTCGGCCTCTCGGCCGGCATCGCGACCACGAGCCTGAAGTACGCGACGCACTTCAAGCGCCACAGCCAGGCCGGCATGGTGATGGTGAACCTGCCCACGGCCGGCGTGGACTACCACGTGCCCTTCGGCGGCCGCAAGGGGTCGAGCTACGGGCCGCGCGAGCAGGGCCGCTATGCGCAGGAGTTCTTCACCATCGTGAAGACTGCCTACACGCTGGCTTGA
- the mog gene encoding molybdopterin adenylyltransferase, whose protein sequence is MTDLSFDPVRIGIVSISDRASSGVYEDKGLPALQEWLQRALRNPITFASRLIPDEQQGISAALIELVDAGCSLVLTTGGTGPALRDVTPEATLAVAHKEMPGFGEQMRQISLRFVPTAILSRQVAVIRHKSLIINLPGQPKSIAETLEGLKNPDGTQVVPGIFAAVPYCIDLIGGPYLETDESVCKAFRPKSAIRAPK, encoded by the coding sequence ATGACAGACCTGAGCTTCGATCCGGTCCGCATCGGCATCGTCTCCATCAGCGACCGCGCATCCAGCGGCGTTTATGAAGACAAGGGCCTGCCCGCCCTGCAGGAGTGGCTGCAGCGCGCACTGCGCAATCCGATCACCTTCGCGTCGCGCCTGATTCCGGACGAGCAGCAAGGCATCAGCGCCGCGCTGATCGAACTGGTCGACGCCGGCTGCTCGCTGGTGCTGACCACCGGCGGCACCGGGCCGGCGCTGCGCGACGTGACGCCGGAGGCGACGCTGGCCGTGGCGCACAAGGAAATGCCGGGCTTCGGCGAGCAGATGCGGCAGATCAGCCTGCGCTTCGTCCCGACCGCGATCCTGTCGCGGCAGGTGGCGGTGATCCGCCACAAGAGCCTGATCATCAACCTGCCGGGCCAACCCAAGTCGATCGCCGAGACGCTCGAAGGGCTGAAGAACCCGGACGGCACGCAGGTCGTGCCGGGCATCTTCGCCGCCGTGCCCTACTGCATCGACCTGATCGGCGGGCCCTACCTCGAGACCGACGAATCGGTCTGCAAGGCGTTCCGGCCCAAATCGGCGATCCGCGCGCCGAAATAG
- the yjgA gene encoding ribosome biogenesis factor YjgA: protein MSRKPKKGYFVRGHFVAEGSELDLELKRELKGTDAASKTDLKRESAELQALGEALLTLRASLFDQLDLGDKLRDAIAEARRITNFEGKRRQLQFVGKLMRGLDESAIDAVRAALAEQNRGPAQEAAALHEAERWRDRLIADDDALGGWIETHPGTDAQQLRALVRQARKDMKSGPPGVAPRQGKAYRDVFQLVREELRVHGTDDHAAEAAEQSREEDA, encoded by the coding sequence ATGTCCCGCAAACCCAAAAAAGGCTACTTCGTCCGCGGCCACTTCGTCGCCGAAGGCAGCGAACTCGACCTCGAGCTCAAGCGTGAACTCAAGGGCACCGACGCGGCAAGCAAGACCGATCTCAAGCGCGAGAGCGCCGAACTCCAGGCGCTCGGCGAAGCCCTGCTGACGCTGCGCGCCAGCCTCTTCGATCAACTCGACCTCGGCGACAAGCTCAGGGATGCGATCGCCGAGGCGCGGCGCATCACCAATTTCGAAGGCAAGCGCCGGCAGCTGCAGTTCGTCGGCAAGCTGATGCGCGGGCTGGATGAGTCGGCCATCGATGCGGTGCGTGCCGCGCTGGCCGAACAGAACCGCGGACCGGCCCAGGAAGCCGCCGCGCTGCACGAGGCCGAACGCTGGCGCGACCGCCTCATCGCCGACGACGACGCGCTCGGCGGCTGGATCGAAACGCACCCCGGCACCGACGCCCAGCAGCTGCGCGCGCTGGTGCGCCAGGCGCGCAAGGACATGAAGTCCGGCCCGCCGGGCGTTGCGCCGCGCCAGGGCAAGGCCTATCGCGACGTGTTCCAGCTCGTGCGCGAGGAGTTGCGCGTGCATGGCACCGACGATCACGCGGCCGAGGCGGCCGAGCAATCCCGCGAGGAAGATGCATGA